From the genome of Candidatus Yanofskybacteria bacterium, one region includes:
- a CDS encoding multidrug ABC transporter substrate-binding protein, with amino-acid sequence MIISDLFEETYSALLANKARSGLTVLGIVIGIGSVIAMISIGQGAKGTIESSIQNLGSNLVIVMPGAQRGVGIQVNAGRGSAQTLTQDDADALKEQVVLANDVAPELSSRYQITAKGTNTNTQVVGTVPSYLTVRNVELEDGSFISEQNLRSLSKVVVLGPTVRDDLFGEGVSPIGQSIRIRSVQFKVIGVMKAKGGSGFNNPDNTMYIPLSTAQKFLAGNASVSQISVQAVDQNSMAELQAQITALLLDRHNISDPALADFSTLNQADIVATASSVTDTFTILLAAVAGISLVVGGIGIMNMMLTTVTERTREIGLRKAIGAKRKDINLQFLAEAVLLTFSGGALGIIFGWVVSLLVSRFGGIATSISISSILLAFGVSAAIGIVFGYYPASRAAKLNPIEALRFE; translated from the coding sequence ATGATCATTTCTGATTTATTCGAAGAAACATATTCAGCCTTGCTAGCGAATAAGGCCAGATCTGGTCTTACGGTTCTTGGCATTGTCATCGGTATCGGTTCAGTTATCGCTATGATCTCAATTGGGCAAGGAGCCAAGGGGACTATTGAATCGAGCATCCAAAACTTGGGATCTAATTTGGTTATCGTAATGCCCGGTGCTCAGCGAGGCGTTGGCATTCAGGTCAATGCCGGTCGTGGTAGCGCTCAGACATTAACTCAAGATGACGCTGATGCACTTAAGGAGCAAGTAGTTTTAGCGAATGATGTCGCCCCAGAACTTTCTAGTCGGTATCAGATAACGGCTAAGGGAACTAATACCAATACTCAAGTAGTTGGAACGGTGCCGAGTTATTTAACAGTCAGAAATGTTGAGCTTGAAGATGGTTCATTTATCAGTGAGCAGAATCTCAGAAGTTTATCCAAAGTAGTAGTATTGGGGCCAACGGTAAGAGATGATCTTTTCGGTGAAGGAGTAAGTCCCATCGGCCAATCAATCCGTATCCGTTCTGTTCAGTTCAAAGTTATTGGAGTGATGAAAGCTAAAGGGGGAAGTGGATTTAATAATCCCGACAATACGATGTATATACCCCTTTCTACCGCGCAAAAGTTTTTGGCTGGAAATGCATCGGTAAGTCAAATAAGCGTCCAGGCTGTTGATCAGAACTCTATGGCGGAATTACAAGCCCAGATTACTGCCCTACTACTCGATAGGCACAATATCTCAGATCCGGCCCTTGCTGACTTTAGTACACTTAATCAGGCAGATATTGTAGCGACGGCATCTTCGGTTACCGATACCTTTACTATTCTTCTTGCCGCAGTCGCGGGCATATCCTTAGTTGTCGGGGGAATTGGCATTATGAATATGATGTTGACCACGGTTACGGAGAGAACGAGAGAGATAGGGTTAAGAAAGGCTATCGGCGCCAAGAGAAAAGATATTAATTTACAATTTTTAGCCGAAGCCGTACTGCTTACCTTTTCTGGAGGAGCGCTAGGAATAATATTCGGATGGGTCGTCAGTCTGCTAGTCTCAAGATTTGGTGGCATAGCGACATCGATTTCAATATCTTCAATTTTATTAGCATTCGGCGTCTCAGCCGCTATTGGGATTGTATTTGGCTACTACCCGGCTTCTCGGGCGGCTAAATTAAATCCCATAGAGGCGCTACGTTTCGAATAA
- a CDS encoding YggT family protein: MDSYNSPTTKPLFRGAQVVWYILSILEVLLAFRLILKLMAANPGAGFTNLIYSVTWPFIAPFLAVFPKTVVESSVFEWTTLLAMFVYWMIAMAIIRLFLMSKTVSTPEAAAKLNEK, translated from the coding sequence ATGGACTCATACAATTCTCCAACTACGAAGCCGTTATTTAGAGGCGCTCAGGTCGTGTGGTACATTTTATCGATTTTAGAGGTGCTGCTTGCTTTTCGTCTTATATTAAAATTGATGGCAGCAAATCCTGGCGCGGGCTTTACGAATCTTATCTATTCTGTGACTTGGCCATTTATCGCACCTTTTCTAGCGGTGTTTCCAAAGACTGTTGTAGAAAGTAGCGTCTTCGAATGGACTACTCTTCTCGCTATGTTTGTATATTGGATGATAGCCATGGCAATCATTAGATTATTTCTAATGAGCAAGACCGTATCAACTCCAGAAGCAGCAGCCAAGCTTAACGAAAAATAA
- a CDS encoding ABC transporter: MIKCNNIFKIYKSGDIETSALKGVSFEITDGEFVAIMGPSGSGKSTLMHIIGALDIPTSGEYILDGHDVSNLTDDELADTRKDKLGFVFQAFNLLPRATVLRNVILPLVYAGVPKEERELKARRALINAGMDESHFHHRSNQLSGGQIQRVAIARALVNDPSLILADEPTGNLDTKTGEIVLNTFQALNEKQNRTIVLITHEREVAEHADRIITIKDGLIVEDKINKNKRHANLS; the protein is encoded by the coding sequence ATGATCAAGTGTAATAATATATTCAAGATATATAAAAGCGGAGATATAGAAACTAGTGCTCTTAAGGGAGTTAGTTTTGAAATTACTGATGGTGAATTTGTAGCTATTATGGGTCCATCAGGATCTGGGAAATCAACATTGATGCATATCATCGGAGCCCTGGATATCCCCACAAGCGGCGAATATATTCTCGATGGACATGATGTCTCTAATTTGACTGACGACGAATTGGCTGATACCAGAAAAGATAAATTGGGATTTGTTTTCCAGGCATTTAACTTATTGCCAAGAGCTACTGTGCTTAGGAACGTAATATTGCCTTTGGTATATGCCGGAGTTCCCAAAGAAGAGCGTGAGCTAAAAGCTCGACGGGCTCTTATTAATGCCGGGATGGATGAATCTCACTTCCATCATAGGTCAAATCAGCTCTCGGGAGGGCAGATTCAACGTGTTGCTATAGCTCGAGCCTTGGTTAATGATCCCTCTTTAATTCTCGCAGATGAACCCACCGGTAATTTGGATACAAAAACAGGAGAAATAGTTTTGAATACTTTCCAGGCTCTTAACGAAAAGCAAAATAGAACTATCGTTCTCATCACTCATGAGCGAGAGGTGGCCGAACATGCTGATAGAATTATAACCATCAAAGACGGACTAATCGTGGAGGATAAGATAAATAAAAATAAGCGTCACGCAAATCTATCATGA
- a CDS encoding class F sortase, producing MYTRIIRWWLSGIVLLGLPAIFFIYSLAYPGLNQKGDRIGIPVRIKIVSIGVDAVIEQVAITDDGLMDVPKFPVNTGWYSLGPRPGESGSAVIDGHVDDERGDKAVFSDLHNLRPGDKIEVQDDRGLLVSFIVRESRRYDPDADSSEIFISNDERSHLNLITCEGTWDEASKSYSQRLVVFTDREM from the coding sequence TTGTATACACGAATTATAAGATGGTGGTTATCGGGTATAGTTTTACTTGGACTTCCGGCCATATTTTTTATATATAGTTTGGCATATCCCGGGTTAAATCAAAAAGGCGATAGAATTGGGATCCCAGTACGGATTAAAATCGTAAGCATTGGTGTTGATGCGGTGATTGAGCAGGTGGCGATAACAGATGATGGGCTCATGGATGTTCCAAAGTTCCCGGTAAATACTGGATGGTATAGTTTGGGCCCTCGTCCAGGAGAAAGCGGCAGTGCGGTGATTGATGGTCATGTCGACGATGAACGTGGCGATAAGGCAGTATTCTCAGATTTACATAATCTAAGACCGGGAGATAAGATTGAGGTTCAAGACGATAGGGGCTTGCTAGTGTCATTTATAGTGCGCGAAAGTCGTCGATATGATCCAGATGCAGACTCTTCTGAAATATTTATATCCAATGATGAAAGATCGCACCTAAATCTAATTACCTGTGAAGGTACTTGGGACGAAGCATCTAAAAGCTATTCCCAACGATTAGTGGTATTTACCGACAGAGAGATGTGA
- a CDS encoding cysteine desulfurase — protein sequence MVGTFTTEYVRFGAFFLVSIRSLRMKKIDRTAEFPQLRDGEVYADWTGAALPPVSLISKFATFLTSHLLGNPHSSHRASQTASDMVTATRARILSYLNASSDEYDVVFTPNATGAIRILEHFVFRGGELLLTADNHNSVNGLRETAKRDGGVVRYAPINGNLGIDVDGLVRLLDYPRTEGGNKLFAYPAKSNYSGVCHPLELVGMAQERGWYVLLDAAAYNANCRLDLSAVKPDFVPVSFYKMFGFPTGVGCLIIKKTAYAALAKKWFAGGSIRLVSVATDYFTHDRGASKYEDGTINFQMIPAIMEGLEFLEEFGDRNRHAIALATQLRDELKGLAVGDALFVIHSPRGTDTVACAVRKDGEYLSVRRFEEFASERGVHVRAGDFCNPGANEQVYGFVVDPNEPQFDAAPNGSIRISFGYANVASDVSRILEVAREYLDHIQ from the coding sequence ATGGTAGGGACCTTCACAACAGAATACGTTAGATTTGGTGCTTTTTTTCTTGTATCCATAAGGAGCTTGAGGATGAAGAAGATCGACAGGACTGCCGAATTCCCTCAGTTGAGGGACGGCGAAGTGTATGCGGACTGGACGGGAGCGGCGCTTCCACCGGTATCGCTCATCAGCAAGTTCGCGACGTTTCTGACGTCGCATCTGCTGGGTAACCCACACTCATCGCACCGGGCATCGCAGACCGCCTCCGACATGGTGACGGCGACGCGAGCGAGAATTCTGTCGTATCTCAACGCTTCCAGCGATGAATACGATGTGGTCTTTACCCCGAACGCGACCGGTGCGATCCGTATCCTCGAACACTTCGTGTTCCGGGGCGGTGAGCTTCTGCTCACCGCGGACAACCATAACTCGGTCAACGGCTTGCGGGAAACCGCAAAACGTGACGGAGGGGTGGTGCGCTACGCGCCCATCAATGGCAATCTCGGGATCGACGTAGATGGGTTGGTCCGACTGCTCGACTACCCGCGTACGGAAGGTGGGAACAAGCTCTTCGCCTACCCGGCGAAGAGCAATTACTCGGGGGTGTGTCATCCGCTCGAGCTAGTCGGGATGGCGCAGGAACGCGGGTGGTACGTCCTTCTGGACGCCGCCGCGTACAACGCGAACTGCCGTCTCGATCTGAGCGCGGTCAAGCCGGACTTCGTTCCGGTGTCGTTCTACAAGATGTTCGGGTTCCCAACGGGTGTCGGTTGCCTGATCATCAAGAAGACGGCCTACGCAGCGCTGGCCAAGAAGTGGTTCGCCGGCGGCTCGATCCGACTGGTGTCGGTCGCCACCGACTACTTTACCCATGATCGTGGGGCGTCGAAGTACGAGGACGGAACCATCAACTTCCAGATGATCCCGGCGATCATGGAAGGGCTCGAGTTCCTCGAGGAGTTTGGGGATCGGAATCGGCACGCCATCGCGTTGGCTACCCAGCTCCGTGACGAGCTCAAGGGCTTGGCAGTGGGAGACGCCTTGTTCGTCATTCACAGCCCGCGTGGTACGGACACCGTGGCTTGCGCCGTTCGCAAAGACGGCGAATACTTGTCAGTGAGAAGGTTTGAAGAGTTCGCCTCTGAGCGTGGAGTTCACGTCCGGGCGGGCGACTTCTGCAACCCCGGGGCTAACGAGCAGGTGTATGGCTTCGTGGTCGACCCAAACGAGCCGCAATTCGATGCGGCTCCCAACGGGAGCATCAGAATTTCATTTGGCTACGCCAACGTGGCGAGCGATGTTTCACGGATTCTCGAGGTGGCAAGGGAGTACTTGGACCACATCCAGTAG
- a CDS encoding cold-shock protein, producing the protein MTGTIKTLTEKGFGFISREGETKDLFFHSNDLVGVTYAELRLGDSVTFDVVDGDKGPSAKNVAKAQ; encoded by the coding sequence ATGACTGGAACAATTAAGACACTTACGGAAAAAGGTTTTGGATTTATCTCTCGCGAAGGTGAAACGAAAGATCTTTTCTTTCACTCTAACGATTTGGTAGGCGTAACCTATGCCGAGCTGAGACTTGGCGATAGCGTCACCTTTGATGTCGTTGATGGCGACAAGGGACCTAGCGCTAAGAATGTAGCAAAGGCTCAGTAA
- a CDS encoding GlsB/YeaQ/YmgE family stress response membrane protein has translation MGIILWIIFGALVGWVASMIMKTDAEQGALLNIAVGIVGAVIGGWLMSVIGASGVGGFNLYSFVVALIGACVLIAIVKALRR, from the coding sequence ATGGGAATTATATTATGGATCATATTCGGCGCATTAGTTGGCTGGGTGGCTTCTATGATAATGAAGACCGACGCTGAGCAGGGAGCATTGTTAAATATAGCAGTGGGTATCGTCGGAGCAGTTATAGGTGGTTGGTTGATGAGCGTTATCGGAGCAAGTGGTGTTGGGGGATTTAATCTATACAGTTTTGTGGTGGCATTGATTGGTGCGTGTGTATTAATCGCAATAGTGAAAGCATTACGTCGCTAA
- a CDS encoding lantibiotic ABC transporter permease — protein MKNIFMKIFAGVSYVAMVVVNFLANSLPINNRSTGEISNAYPNLFAPAGVTFSIWGLIYLLLAGYVIYQFTKSGQQREGIFRKINPLFIATSLANMTWIFAWHYDYIGLSVFIMAILLVLLIKIADVLRAERFTSSEKFFIWAPFSVYFGWITVAAIANITVFLISIGWKGFGVADFVWTSIILIVGALIGILRMRKDKNIAYGLVLIWAYLGILLKHLSADGFNGQYPSIIVAVIICLVMFIFFVGRISYGKQY, from the coding sequence ATGAAAAACATATTTATGAAAATATTTGCCGGTGTCTCTTATGTCGCCATGGTAGTGGTGAATTTTTTGGCTAATAGTTTGCCCATTAATAATCGTTCCACCGGAGAGATATCGAATGCCTATCCTAACCTATTTGCACCAGCGGGCGTGACTTTTTCTATCTGGGGCTTGATTTATCTTCTACTGGCTGGCTATGTGATTTATCAATTTACAAAAAGCGGTCAGCAAAGAGAGGGGATTTTCAGAAAGATCAACCCACTTTTTATCGCCACCTCTCTTGCTAACATGACGTGGATATTTGCTTGGCACTATGACTATATCGGCCTCTCAGTTTTTATAATGGCGATATTACTCGTTCTTCTTATTAAGATCGCAGATGTTCTTCGCGCGGAGCGATTTACTTCGTCGGAGAAGTTTTTTATTTGGGCGCCATTTAGCGTGTACTTTGGCTGGATTACCGTGGCAGCGATTGCTAATATAACGGTATTTTTGATCAGTATTGGTTGGAAGGGATTTGGAGTTGCTGACTTTGTCTGGACTAGCATTATTTTAATCGTCGGCGCGCTCATTGGTATCTTGCGCATGCGCAAAGATAAAAATATTGCCTATGGTCTAGTGCTGATCTGGGCGTATTTGGGGATTCTTTTGAAGCACCTATCGGCCGACGGTTTTAATGGGCAATATCCCAGCATCATTGTCGCAGTAATTATATGCCTAGTTATGTTTATATTTTTTGTGGGGAGGATATCTTATGGCAAGCAGTATTAA